From the Pongo pygmaeus isolate AG05252 chromosome X, NHGRI_mPonPyg2-v2.0_pri, whole genome shotgun sequence genome, one window contains:
- the LOC129024667 gene encoding LOW QUALITY PROTEIN: nucleolar protein 11-like (The sequence of the model RefSeq protein was modified relative to this genomic sequence to represent the inferred CDS: substituted 3 bases at 3 genomic stop codons) — protein MAVLEEEFTLSSVVLSAGPEGLLGMKQSDKTDQFLVTDSGRTVILYKVSDQKPLGSWSVKQGQIVTCPAVCNFQTGEYIVVHNNVLRIWNNEDVNLDKVFKATLSAEVYRILSVQGSEPSVLFKEGVRGLEALLADPQQKIETVISDEVIKWAKFFIVFRHPVLIFITEKHGNHFAYVQMFNXRILTKYTLLLGQDKNSFIESFTALVDQKFISLMSLSSDGCIYATLIPIRPTDLEKNQSLVRSLLLKAVVSGNTXNGVTLTALDQDHVTVLGSPLAASKECLSVWNIKFQTLQTSKELPQGTSGQLWYYGENLFMLCGKSLTVIPYNCEVSSLAGAHGKLKHSQDPGTHVVPHFVNWETPQGCGLGSQNSEQSRRILRRXKIEVSLQPEVSPSKQLLSTIMKDSEKHTEVEVWKFLALKQTPDFHTVNGDTVTGLLERCKAEPSFYPQNCLMQLIQMHVLSYSLCPDLMEIALKKKDVQLLQLCLQQFPDIPESVTCACLKIFLRIGDDSLQETDVSMESVFDYSNSVHDEKMEEQTGILQNGFNPEEDKYNNCDQELNKKPQDKTKETISCSVIPKRAALLNAILHSAYSETFLLPHLKNIPAQHITLFLKYLCFLYLKCSENATMTLPGIHPPTLNQIMDWICLLLDANFTVVVMMPEAKRLLINLYKLVKSLISVYSELNKIEVSFWELQKLNQEKNNRGLYSIEVLELF, from the exons ATGGCAGTGCTGGAGGAAGAATTCACGTTGTCTTCAGTAGTCCTGAGCGCGGGGCCTGAAGGACTCCTAGGCATGAAGCAGAGTGACAAAACAGACCAGTTTCTAGTGACAGACAGCGGCAGAACCGTGATCCTCTATAAAGTTTCTGATCAGAAACCCTTGGGGAGCTGGTCAGTGAAACAGGGTCAAATTGTAACATGTCCAGCTGTGTGCAACTTTCAAACTGGAGAGTATATTGTTGTACACAATAATGTTTTAAGAATCTGGAATAATGAAGATGTAAACCTGGATAAAGTATTTAAAGCTACATTGTCAGCTGAAGTATATAGGATACTTTCAGTGCAAGGGTCAGAACCCTCGGTGCTCTTCAAGGAAGGTGTTCGTGGTTTAGAGGCCTTGCTTGCAGACCCccagcagaaaattgaaactgttATCTCTGATGAAGTGATTAAATGGGCAAAGTTTTTCATAGTATTCAGACatcctgttttaatttttattactgaaaaaCATGGAAATCACTTTGCTTATGTGCAAATGTTTAACTGACGTATCTTAACCAAATATACACTCTTACTTGGACAAGACAAAAACTCTTTTATAGAGAGTTTTACTGCATTGGTAGATCAGAAATTCATCTCTTTGATGTCATTAAGCTCTGATGGTTGTATATATGCAACCTTGATACCAATACGTCCAACTGACctagaaaaaaatcagagcttagttagatcact t ttGCTTAAGGCTGTTGTGTCTGGTAACACTTGAAATGGAGTTACACTCACTGCGCTGGATCAGGATCACGTCACAGTCCTGGGAAGTCCACTAGCAGCTTCTAAGGAATGCCTCTCTGTATGGAACATAAAATTTCAAACACTACAGACTTCAAAAGAGTTACCACAAGGGACCAGTGGTCAACTCTGGTATTATGGGGAAAATTTGTTTATGCTATGTGGAAAATCTCTAACTGTGATTCCATACAACTGTGAAGTGTCATCATTAGCAGGTGCTCATGGAAAACTCAAGCATAGTCAAGATCCAGGAACTCACGTCGTGCCCCATTTTGTAAACTGGGAAACACCTCAAGGATGTGGACTTGGGTCCCAGAACTCAGAGCAGTCAAGAAGAATTTTAAGGAGATGAAAAATTGAAGTGAGTTTACAGCCAGAGGTATCACCATCCAAACAACTTTTGTCAACCATAATGAAAGATTCAGAGAAACACACTGAAGTAGAAGTATGGAAATTTTTGGCTCTGAAGCAGACCCCTGACTTTCATACTGTCAATGGGGACACAGTAACAGGACTTCTGGAAAGATGTAAAGCAGAACCATCATTTTATCCCCAGAACTGTCTGATGCAGCTTATCCAAATGCATGTGCTTTCTTACAGTTTGTGCCCTGACTTAATGGAGattgccttaaaaaagaaagatgtacAGTTGTTACAACTCTGTCTACAGCAGTTCCCTGACATTCCTGAATCAGTCACCTGTGCTTGCTTAAAAATTTTCTTGAGAATTGGTGATGACAGTCTTCAAGAAACAGATGTCAGTATGGAGTCAGTTTTTGACTATAGTAATTCTGTACATGATGAGAAAATGGAAGAGCAAACTGGAATTCTTCAAAATGGCTTCAATCCTGAAGAAGATAAATACAATAACTGTGATCAAGAGTTAAATAAAAAGCCCCAGGACAAAACCAAGGAGACCATTTCATGCTCTGTGATACCAAAAAGAGCAGCTCTACTTAATGCAATTCTTCATTCAGCATATAGCGAAACATTTCTTCTGCCTCATTTGAAAAACATCCCAGCACAGCATATCACACTGTTTCTCAAGTATTTGTGTTTCCTTTATCTGAAGTGTAGCGAAAATGCTACTATGACTCTTCCTGGAATACACCCACCTACCTTGAACCAGATTATGGATTGGATATGTCTACTTCTGGATGCAAATTTTACTGTTGTAGTAATGATGCCAGAAGCAAAGAGGCTATTGATAAATCTTTACAAGCTTGTAAAATCTCTGATATCTGTTTATTCCGAGCTCAACAAGATTGAAGTAAGTTTTTGGGAGCTACAGAAATTAAATCAAGAAAAGAATAATAGAGGATTATATTCAATTGAGGTGCTGGAGCTCTTCTGA